The genomic window CTCAAGCGCCCCGAGCAGATCATCGTCCTGCATGGTGTTGAGCTGCAGAACGTCGAGCATCTGCTGGTCGCCGCCGTCACGGTAGGTCAGGTTGATTTTCAGATTGAAATCGGCGCTGCCGGCGACGACGGGCTTGGCTAGCGAGGGGAACTTGATGGATGGGTCATCAACGTCCTCTTCGCCTTGGCGGAGCGGCTTCAGCGGGCGCAGGAAGGACGCGTGAATCTCAAATGGCGTGGCGGGGTCCGAAAGCGCGAACGGGCTGTCGGGAATTCTCTCGGTCTTGATCTCCTCCAGATCGGGGCGGACGACATTGTCTCTCAGGTCAACGACGTATTCGTCCGGCCGAACCGTGATGGCGCCGTCTTCATAGATGATGCGGTCTTGGGCGGTCTCGGTGATGAGCTGGAGATAGCCTGCGAAGTGGTAAACGATCTCGGTCACGCCGCCGGGGACCATGAGAGCCTCCCTTTTTCTGTGACGTCAGGGGCCGCATCACCCCCGCAGATCATTATCGAGTTTGAGGTTGTCTCATTCGGGTTGAAGAAAAAAACCCGCGCGGGGTGTGCCGCGCGGGGCCAAGCGTCAGTTAGAAGTCGCCGTCGGTGAGATTGTCACCGGCGTTCTGAAGCTCGATGCTGTTGAACTGGATATTGGCGCCCAGCACAATGTTCTGGGTGAAGGCTTCGACGCTGGCGATGCCGTCTGCTGTTGCCTGCAGGCCGTCGCCGACCGTGTTGCCGTCGTCCATGCGGATTTCGATCTTCGGGTCGTCGAACTTGTTGTCGCCGCCCTCGGCCTTCTGCTCAACGTCGAACTTGCCGTCATTCTTGACTTCGGCACTCCACAGGAAGTCCTTGTCAACCAGGTTGTTCACCTGATCGATATTGAACTGGCTGCCGTCGCCGTTCAGGGTCTGGTACACCACATCCGGCATCACCACGCTGCCGTCGATGTCCTTGATCTCGTCGATGTCGATGACATCGTTGTCGTAAGGACGATCGAAGGCGGAGAGATCGAGATCAACCTTGACGTCGACTTCCACGTCAACCTTGTTCTCAACCGTATTCTCGACCTTATTTTCGATATCGTTGTCGACGTCGTTGTCAACCTTGTTGTCCAGTTCGTTGTCGACGTCGTTCTTTACTTCGTTCTTGTTCTCGTTTTCGTTTTCGTTTTTGCTCTCGTTCTCGTTCTTGTTTTCATTCTCGTTATCGCTTTCGACCTTGGAGTCGATCGACTGGACTGCGAACTGGTACTGACCCTGGCCTTGACCCTGGCCTTGGCCCTGTCCCTGAAGCTGGGCTTGAAGCTCGGCTTGTCCCTGAAGCTGGCCTTGAAGCTCGCCTTGGGCTTGTCCTTGAAGCGACATAACAATGTCTCCTGCTGGCATCAGGAGCATCGCTTTCATTCGTGATCGCTGATCTTCTGCGTCTGCGACCACTCACTCTTTCGATGCAACTGATGATTTCAGTTGAGTGGGTGGATGCGACCGGCCTGATAACAGGAGCCCGCAACGCAAGGAGCCTGTTGCTCAAGCTGCGGCCGGAAGAATTGTCACGATGAGTTTGTCTGGTGCGGCGCCTCCCTCTGCTACACGGGCCATCGGCCACCTTTCCCCGTCTGGAACCACTGTTGCGGTCCAAATATGTCAGGATGCTTGCGGGTGAGAGGCTTGCGCATCGGCAGCAAACTGCCTAGAGGCGCATTGGGGCAGGGTATCCCCCATTGGCGGTAGACGCGTCTGACCAAAACGGAGGCGTGGAACAGAGACGCGGCGCGGGGCTACCTCCTTGGAGGCGATACTTGCAACGCGATTGGAAGAGGTGAGCGCTTACGGGTTCGCGTGCAGAACACTGACGGGGTGGGCCGGAGATGGCGCGAGTTCAAAAAGGCGAGCCATCGCGTCGCGATGATGCGGATCAAGCGCGACGACGTGCCGATAGCTTTGCACGGCTTTCTCGGTTTCGCGCTGCATATGAAATGCGAGGCCGAGACCGTAATGTGCTACGACCAACTCAGGGTGCATCTTGAGCGCCTGCTGATAGCAATGCACGGCAAACGCGACGGCGCCGGCTTCCCTGAACTTGTCGCCGAGCTTTGCGTTCAGCGCTGCGTAATGCGGCTGTGTCTCCCGCGGCAATCGGCCGAGCATGTGCAGCGTATTCGCCTTGCTCACTTCCGCCTCGAGATAGCCAGGCTGCAGGCTGACCGCTTTTTCAAAAGCGTTGATCGCCTCCTCGTAATGGCCGGCCTTGAAGAGGACATTGCCCAGCTTGTTGTGCGCAAGGGCCAGATTCGGATGCCGTGTGATGACCTCCCGGTAGGCGTCGGCAGCTTCGGAAAACCGGCGCCGCGCCTCAAGCGAATGGCCCAGTCTGAGCCATGCTTTTTCGGAGTCAGGCTTGATGGCGACGAGCGACTTGAAAATCCGTTTCGCTGTGCCGTGGCTTCCCGTCGAGGCCTTGAGCTGACCGAGGCGATACAACGCATCTTCGCATTTCGGATCGGTCTCAATGATCTGGCGGTAGGCCTGCTCGGCGCGTGCGAAATGGCCGGATTTGTGCAGCCGCGTCGCGCGCTCCAGCGCTTCGGGAATGGTTCTGGTATCCAGTTTGTCGCCGGGATTACGGCCGTTCTTGGTGCTAAGAATTGCGCAGAAGATGCGGCGCTCTTGCACCCCAAAGGAGTATTTGTACGCTTCGTTTCCCCTGAGGAAATCGTATGTGGTAAAGCCGTTTTCGATCGCGTATTGGATGCTGTGCGCGTGCAGGACGATGCCTGGGGACGGCTTGCCAAACGTCTCGTCGCGACCGCCCATAAAAGCCAGCAGTGATCGTTTCGCCGGATCAATGAATGTCGCCTGCGCACCAACCGGTGTGTCTCCGTTCCACATGATTGGAAGGAAGAGCGAGCCGCCTGCGAAGGCTCGTGTCAACGCCTGGAAGTTAGAGCGTAGAATTGTCTGCAATCTGTCGCCCTTGCGTTTGCCCCATTGTACGGTCCACAGGCGGAGCAATATCTTCACATCCCTTTCAATGGTGGTCGCGTCGGCGTGCGTGATGCGAAGGTCGCCGGTCTCGCCGACGCGCTTCATGAAACGCTTGACCGTACGGCGCGTCTCCGAACCGAGATTGTTGTTCAGATAGGTCTCCCAGTTATCCGGCAACGTCACCAGTGGACATATGCAGTTGTTGATGTTTTCGGGTTTGTTGATCCGCTCCTGCCGCTTGATGACAAACTTCGTGTCTGGAAAATGGTTGAGAAACAGACGAAGCCGCTCGTCGGTGGTCCGGATATTGTCGAGATTGACGCGCGCCCAGGGCGATTTGCCGACATATTTGGCGAGGGCCGGAATGGCGAGCTTGTCGAATTCCGGCATGCAGATGAAGCCGGTATAGTCGGCCTGATAATTTCCAGCCATGTAGATTTCGTTGTGGAAGCCGCCCTGTTTTCTTTCCCTGAGCCGGACTCTGAGCGGCAGAAAGGCGACATGGTGCTCCGCGCCGGGGGGCTTCGCCGCCAGGATGAACCACGAGCCTGTCAGCACGGGAAGCCATTGCGATAGCCACGTCCAGGAGAGAAAAAAATGTGCGTCCGGATCGTTGTCGTAAACGCGATCCCACTCGGCGCGCAGCTCGGCGAAGGCCTGCAGATTGTCGATGACGCGGATCTGCATGACGCCTCCTAGCGACCGCGCCATCTTTGCGGCACCCGAGCCAACGGCTTGCACAACCTGATCCGGTGCATGCTATCTCCTGGTGAAAAGACTTTACTCGAAATTGTTCGCGCGCCGAGACGGGGTGCGATACCTCAAAGTGACTACGTCGGAGGAGGTAGGTTTGCCGCAAAGCGTAGGCCGTTGCGACCGGGGCGGAAAAACTAGGCCTGGGGCGGTGAGGTTTCAGGCGCGGGAATGCTTGTCTGGCGGATTTGCTGCAGATGCTTTTGCAGACGCGGCAGAAACTGCCAGATATCCCGGTTGAGCTTCTTCAATTCCTGGGTCGCCGCCGTCATCTCCTTGATCCGCCGCTCGTCCATAGGGCGGATTTCGCCGAATTGCAGGCGTTTCTTCGTTTCCACGATCTTGATGGAATGCGTGTGCGTGATCTCGCCGCGGCCATCCACCATGTACATGCAATGGTTGAACTCGTTGCGAATGCGGGTGCATTCGTTGAACCGCTCAATCAGGTCGCTGAGGGCCTTGTCCAGCGCGCGGTCCCGAAGCTGGACCTTTGCGAGACGCTGGATCAGATCGAGCCGGGCTCTGGTGGTGTTCAGCGTCGCAAAAACGATGGCCGCCGAGGTTTGATCGGTCCTGAGCAGCAGCATCAGCAGGTAGATGAAAAGGCTTTCGTTGTTGGACCAGCTGAAGACGAGGTTGCCGATCAAAGCCAGAATCGACGTGCGGTGATCCGCAGATTTGGGGGCGACGGCCTCGATCGCTTCGAAATCGGGCATCGGAGGAAGCTGACCGGACATTCCACATCCCCTTCCGCTGCTTGGGTCGGCCCCCGATCTGACATATGCTGACCAGCAGTCGCTGAAACAGCAGCCGGAGGAAGGGCCGGCGGTCGGCACCGGCTGGTTGGTCGCTGCCGCCATCGTCTAGCAAAACCGTTTTTTTAACAAGGCCCGGCTGCCGACGTGAAAGCGCCTTCGTGCGTTGGAATGCGGGTCTTCGGACCGCGCCTTTCCAGAACGGAGCAGGCGAGATGTGGCCATTATTGTTGGGGCTCTGGAAAGCCCGCTGCGGTCGCAAGGCCGCGGTCGCCGCCATCGCGCCTTTGGTCGCGCGCAGCCGGCAGCGCCTGTCGGACATCCCGGATACGGCCTGGCTCGATCCCTATCTTGTGGGCTTCATGATGATGTTCATCACGCTGGTCGCGCGGCGAGAGGTCAACGCGCTGGACACGCAAGCGCTCGGTCTCGTTCAATGCAGCGCCTGGGGCGAGATCACGGGGATGAAACCCGATCTGATCGGCGAGGAGACCCTACACCTTTGTACGACGGGGGACAGGGACTTTGAGCGCGGTTGCCGGGATGCGATCGCGATCGATCTGGAGCTGTACAGAAATGTCGCCGAACTGAATGCAGATCTCGGCTTCGGAAGCCCATATGACGGATTCGGCTTCGACATGAGCGAAAGACGTGAATCCGACGGCGTCATGCCGTTATGGGAGCATTATTTTGACGAGCGCGTCATGACGCATGCCGCCGCACACGGCGGGCTCGCGGGACGCACCATCGATATGGTTCGTGCCGCAACGTAATGCGGCTTTCGCTCAACTCCGCAGCGGCAGCTCGCCGGCCCAGGCGCGGGCGATCAGATCGCGGATGGCGTCGCGCTCGATCGGGCGCGGATTCCAGTAGGGATCTTTGACGGCGATATCGGCGGCGCGGTCAATGCCGTCTTCCGGCATGCCGAGGGATTTCAGACTGCGCGGCGCGCCAAGCTTGCCCGAAAGTTCAAAGAGGTCGGTGGCCGCATCCGTCCCGCCCAGTGCCCGTACCAGCCGCTCCGCCGCCTCTGGCGCGACGGCCGCGTTATAGGCGAAGGCATGTGGCAGCACGACCGTGTGCGTTTCGGCATGCGGCAGGTCGAAGGAGCCGCCGAGCACATGGCACAGCTTGTGATGCAGCGCCATGCCGACAGATCCGAGACACATGCCGCAAAGCCAGGCGCCGTAAAGCGCTTCCGAACGCGCATCGTGATCTTTCGGGTTTGCGACAATGACCGGCAGCGCGCGTGCCAGCGCGCGCACGGCATCTTCCGCCATGAGCGACATGACGGGATTGCGGTCCTGTGCGTAGAGCGCTTCTACCGCATGCGCGATGGCGTTCATGCCGGAGGTCGCCGACATCTTCGGAGGCAGGGTCAATGTCAGATCGACATCGTAGATCACGACTTCCGGCAGAACCTTGAGCGTGCGCTGCGTGGTCTTGGCGCCGTCCCTGGTCTCGCCGATGATCGGCGTCATTTCCGAACCGGCATAGGTGGTCGGGATGGCGAACTGGACGAGATCGGTGCGCAGGGCGATGGCCTTCCCGAGCCCGATCGTCGAGCCGCCGCCGACCGCGACTGTGCAATCGGCCTTGACCTCGTCCACAATCCGCAGCGCCCGCTCGGTGATATCGACCGGCGTATGCATGGCGGCTTCGGTGAAGGTACCGACCGCAAGCGCGCCGAGCGAGTGAGCGAGCTCCTGCGCGGAAGCCTTCTGCTCCGGGGTGCCGAGCACCAGCGCGCGCGTGCATTTCGCGCGCTCAATTTCTGACCTGAGCTGGCTGCGCGTGCCGCTGCCGAACAGCACGCGGGCGGGGAGGCCGTTGTAAACGAAGGATTGCATACGCTATCTCGTCATTGTCTGCGAACGGACTGAGCGCATCAGTAGTGCGGGGGCGGCGGCTCGGGCAGGCCGGCAGCATTGCGGCTGTTTTCAAGCTCCTGAACGCGGTCGCGAAGCTGCTCGATCTGCCGCTTGAGCAGATCGATCTGCGTCCATTGCTCGGTGGCGACCGTGTTGAGATCCTCGATCACCTGGTCCTGATGCGCAGCGCGCATCTCCAACGCCTCGATCCGAGTCATCAGCCTCGCAATGTCACTCATCGGCATCACCGCTAGTGCGGCCATTTCGCGATCGCTCAACAAGGCCGTGCCCAAGCGCTTCGCGTTCGTCGAAGACGAAGCATTCGCCATTCCACCGGCTGTGTTCGGCCGGGACATCCTCCAGATATTTCAGAATGCCGCCCTTCAGATGATAGACTTCGGAAAAGCCGCTCGCGAGGAGATAGGAGCTTGCTTTCTCGCAGCGGATGCCGCCGGTGCAGAACATCGCGATCCTCCGGTGCCGAGCCGGATCCAGCTTGGTATCCGCGAAATCGCGGAACTCGCTGAAGCGGCGGATGTTCGGATCGATCGCGCCCTGGAACGTCCCCATGTCCACCTCGAACCGATTGCGGGTGTCGATCAGAACAACATCCGGCGCGTCGAGCAGGGCATTCCAGGCCCCCGCATCCACATAGGTGCCGACGGCGCGGCTCGGGTCGGCGCGCCGATCCCCGAACGTGACGATCTCCTTCTTGAGGCGAACTTTCAGCCGCCGGAACGGCATCTCGGCTGCGGTCGAGAATTTCAGCTCCAGATTGTCGAGACGTGCACCGAACACTGCGCCGTGCTGCAGCTCGTGCACCAGTGCATCAATCGCGCTCGCCGTGCCGGCGAGCGTTCCATTGATTCCCTCCGGCGCCAGCAACAGCGTGCCTTTCAGCCCGAGCCGCTCGCAGAGTGCGCGCAGGGGCGGACGCAGATCGCGGAAATCCGGCAAGGCGATAAACTGATAAAGCGCTGCGACCTTATAGGTCATGGCCATGTGCGATCCATGAGCGTCATGATGTCTCGGTGATGGCCTTGATCTTGTCGAGCCCGCCCACCTTGGGCGCGAGCGAGGCCCAGACCCCGCGCGCGCCGTTCTCCCAGGCCGCACGGTCCTCGATGGCAACTGTCTTGCCGCCGGCTGAGGCGGCTTTCTGCATCGAGACCTTCTCGTCCTCGACGATAAGCTGGTCGAAATAGAGCGCGCCTTCTGCAGCGGCGGCCGCGAACACCGTCCTCTCGTCGTCCTTCAATGATTTCCAGAACGGCGCGGAGAAATAGACCACGCCGGTCGCCCAGATGTGCCCGGTCTCGATCAGATAGGGCACGACTTCGTACAGTTTGAACCCCGCATAGGCCGACTTGGTGAGGTCCATCATGTCGACCACGCCGGTCTGCAACGCGTTGTATGTCTCCGGAATCGGAATCGGCGTCGGGTTGGCGCCAAAGGCCTTCCACAATTCCGTATGCAGCGGGCTCTGGATCACGCGAATGCGCTTGCCGGCAAGTTGCGACGGCCTGGTCAGCGGTTCCTTGGCAAGGAGATGCCGCGCGCCGTAATTGATGAAGCCTTGGACCATGAAATTCTGCGCGGCGAATTTGGCCTTCAGACCCGTGCCGATCGGTCCATCAAGGACGCGCCGCACATGTCCGGCGTCGCGGAACACGAAGGGGGCGTCGAGCACCTGCGATTCCGGCACCCAGCTCGACAGCGCCGACACCGTGGACAGGCTGGCCCGGATGGAGCCGAGGCGAATGCCTTCGGCGACCTCCTTCTCGCCGCCTAGAGCCGCGTTCTGCACGATCCGGAAATCGAAGCGGCCGGGCAGCCTGGCATCGACGATCTCCCTGATTTTCAGCCAGATTTTGGTTTCCGGCTTGTCGGCGCCGAACAGCGACGCGACGGTGAAGGTCGTGGCGGCGCGGGCCGTGCGCGCCGGGGCGAGGAAAGGCGCCGCGACGCCTGCGGCGAGCAGGCTCGAAAATGCGCGGCGGTTCAATGTGCGGCTCATCTATTCTCCGTCAATTCAATCCGTGGTTCTAGATCCGGGACGGCGCCGCCCATAACGCCGAGGCAATGCAAAGCACAGCCAGGGCCGCAAGCAAAGCCAGCAGCAGTGGAATCGCCTCGCGGAACACCTGCGCCGGCCGCGCTCCCGAAACGCCGCTTGCGACATAGACCAGAATGCCCAGCGGCGGGGTGAGCCCGTGGATCATGAGGTTCACCACCAGGATGACGCCGAACTGGATCGGATCGATCCCGGCCATGGTTGCAGCCGGCAAGAGAAGCGGCGCCAGCAGCAGGATGGCGGCGCCGATATCGAGCACGAGCCCGGCAATCAGCAGGACGATATTGGCGAGCAGCATCACCGCAAACGGTCCGCCACCGAATGAGGTGATCAGGGATGTCACCAGGTCGGACACCCGGTCGACGGCCAAGAGGAAGGCGAAGGGCGTGGCTGTGCCGATCAAAAATCCGATCGCGGCCGCTTCTACGGCCGAGTTGCGGAACGCCTCGGCCATCGAGCGGCCGCCGATGCTACCCATGACAAGGCAGACGATAAGCGCATAGGCGACGGCGAGAGCCGACGCCTCGGTCGTGGTCACGATGCCGAAGCGGATGCCGACCACCACGATCACGCCGAGACCGATGGTGGGCAGGGACGACATGAATGCGCGCGCCCGTTCCGGTCCGGATGCGCGTTCCCGCAGCGGCTTGTCGCTGCGGGACGTGAGGTAAAGGCCGATGCCGAGAGCGAGGGCCAGCACGGCCCCGGCAACAAAGCCGCCGACCAGAAGCGAGCCGACCGACAGGTTGGTCGCCGTCGCCAGAATAAGGAAGGCGATCGACGGAGGGATGATGTTGTCCAGCATCGCCGTCGAGGCGACGATCGCTGCCGCCCGCGGCAGCCGATAGCCATGCGCAACCAGCGCCGGCACCATGACCTTGGCGCCGAAGGCAGCATTGGCGATCGAGGAACCCGACGCGCCGGAAAACATCACGCTCGACACCAGCGTGGTCTGCGCCAGTCCGCCGCGCAAATGTCCGACCAGCGTGGCGGCGAAGCGGACCAGACGGTCCGCCAATCCACCGACTGTGAGAATCTCGCCGGCCAGGAGGAAGAAGGGAATGGCCAGCAGCAGGAATTTGCTGATGCCGACGACGGTGTTCTGAACCAGTGCCGGCTCCGGCAGCAATGCGCCGAACGGCGTCGCGAGCGACACCCCGACCAGCAGGGCATGCGGCAGCGGCGCACCCAGAACGAGCCCGATGGCCGCCGCAATTCCGGCCGCAAGGCTGGGCGCGGATAGCGTGACAGCCTGCAGATGATGCGCGGCGAGATAGAGGGCGATGCCGACGGCGAGGATTGCAAGCGCGCGCGCGACGCCGTCTTCGACAAGGGTGCGGCCGAACAAGATGAACACCATCAATCCGCCGCCGGTCACAATCGCGGCGAAGCGCAGCCATTCCGGCAGGCCCAGCACGGTCGAGGTGCCGCCGATGGCTGCAACAACATCGGCGCCGCCAAGCGCGAGAATGAGGCCGGCATCGATCGCAATACCGTCGGCGATGAGGCGGGCGATCTTTTGCAGATTCACCGGCAACATCTGGACAATGACGTCCAGCCGCATCGCCAGGGGACCGGTGATCGCAATCGGGGCGCCGACCGCGACCAGCAGGATATTGAGCCAGATGGCCAGTTCTTCGGACCAGATCAGCCCGCTGCCGAAGACATACCGCAGCGTCACCGATGTCATCACCAGGATGAAAAGGACAGCCAGGATGCCGGCGCCAAGCCATTGCAGCGCGCCCGACAGGCGGTCGAGCACAGACGCAAAGAGGCGCGTGCAGATCTGGCTCGTGGCGGGCAGGATGCTGATCTTCATCGGTGTCATTGTGCCGAAACTTCACGGCAGGGGCGAGACGGGAGTCGGATGCAGAATGTGGTTGCGCCTCCGGAGAGCATGGCAGGATGCCTTTTCACGAACAGCCTGCGAAGTGGGATCGGCTTCCCTTATCCCGATCGCGCCGGATGTACAGCAGGTGACTGGTGGATGTCCTTGAGTGAGACATTGATACATTGCCGCAGGAACAGGAACGTCGTGGCAAAGAAGTCCTGCATGGCGTCGAGCAGCGACTGATGAATGATGATTTGTTCGCCTTCACCGCTTCGCTTCAAGAAGCCGAGGGCTTCGGCGTCCCGCAGCAATTTGAGAACGTGCGGACGCGACACGCCAAAGCGCCGCGACAAGGCGGAAATGGATATCGCCACCGGCTGCGCCGGTAGCGAAGCGGCGTCCGGACGCGTTGCCAGAAGCAGATTGAACAGGATCATCATCCCGGCGTTGCGCTCCGCCAAGGGATAGAGAACGGGGGATGTGTCGAGGATACGGAAGCCGGTGCGGAAGGTTTCGCCGAATTGGCGAGCCATGGCGGCGGTGAAATCCTCACGCTGCAAATGCGCCAGACCTTCGGTGCCTTCCGGCATCAGCAGCGACATCGCACGAAAGTGGCAGGCGATCCGCTCGCATTGCGAATGGAGCATGCGCTCGGTTGGCACCAGCCGGCGGGTACGCCGGTCGGCCTCGCTTTCCGCCGGCGTCAGATATCCGGCATAGCGCATGAGGAGGAGCATGGCCGCGGCGCGGCCGGCGCTGCACAGCCCCGTTTCAACGCAGAGCGATTTCATCCTGGAGGCGGTGAGGCCGCTGGATGGATCATTGGGATGACGCGAATAATGCAGGTAGAGCGCAAGAATGCCGAAAACGACGCGGCCGCGGTCGTTCATCACCTGATTGAGCAACCGGTTGCCCTGGTAAATGCCGATGATGTTGTTCATCGCGAGCCGCACGGCCTCGGAGAATTTCGGGTGCACCCGCAAGGCGGCAACCGCGTCCGCGGAGGGCAGCGCCTCGGGATTTGGACGCGTTCGATCGACGCCGAGGCCTTGGCTGAAACCAGAAAGGTTCATTGCTGCAGTCGTCATTCCATTTGCCGGCGGGCATAAATGAAAACGCGCCCGAAGTCATAAAATTACGACCAGTTTTCTTCATTGCGCAGGGCTCTGCGCAAGCCTCAGGCGGTGCGCAGTTTGAGGTCCGCGTGTGCGCGAATCCCGCGTTGGGCGACTCTTCTCTGACGCACAACAAGGTGAAGCCGGATCGAGCGGGCGCCGCCCGCAATTCGGGACCCTTTTGCACGTGCCGGAATTGGTGAGCCAAGCCGGTCGGATCAGAATCCCGTTGAGCTGGCCCCTTCGCTCTGGTATTATGTATGCCAGAAGTCCGTTGAAGGCATTCTGGCCTCCCAAAACGGCACCGGGCGCCGACCGCCCCAACAACAAGACATCGCGATAAGGAGGGCTAACGCCATGGAACTTCACGAGTTTCAAGCGAAAGAGCTGCTGTCCCGCTACGCGCTTGGTTGTCCGCCGGGACAGATCGCCACCACCCCTGAGGAAGCGGAAAGGGTGGCCGCGTCGCTCGGCGCACCGGACCTCTTCGTCAAGGCGCAAATCCATGCCGGCAGCCGCTTCAAGGCCGGCGGGGTGCGCAAGGTGCGCTCCGCCGCCGAGGCGAAAGCCGCTGCAAAGGACCTCCTGGGGCAGACGCTCGTCACCGAGCAGACCGGGCCGCGCGGACGAACAGTCTCGCGCGTCCTCGTCGAGGCCGGTGTGCGGGGCGCGCGCGAGCTTTATCTCGCTATGATCGTCGACGGTTCGTCCGGCTCGCTCATGGTGATGGGTGGCGAGGGTGGCACCGACGTAGAGGAACGCAGCGCGCAGGGTCAGCCGCCGCTCGAAACACTGCTGCTCGGCACGCGCGGGGAAGTCCTGTCCGGTGATGTCGCCGATTTCTGCCGGAGGCTCGGCCTTACCGGTGTGGCGGCCGGCAATTGCGCCGATGTCGTCGGCAAGATTCACCGCGCCTTCATCGAACTCGATGCCAGCATGATCGAACTCAATCCGCTGATTGTCACCACGAGCGGCGAACTGATCGCACTCGATGCCAAAGTCATCCTCGACGACAATGCCATGTTCCGGCATCCCGATCTCGAAGCTTTGCGCGAGCCGGCCGATGCCGACGACGTGGAACTGAAGGCGCAGCGCCACCAGGTCAACTTCGTGCAGCTCAATGGCGATATCGGCGTCGTGGTGAACGGCGCAGGTCTCGGGCTCGCGACTCTTGATCTCGTGCGCGCGGCCGGCGGCGTGCCGGCGAATTTCATGGATATCCGCACCACGGCGAAGAGTCTCGATATCGCGCAAGGCATCGGCCTCGTGCTCGACAATCCGCGTGCCAAGGTTCTGCTGATCAATGTCTATGGCGGCGGCATGCAGCCCTGCGACACCATCATCGAAGGGCTCGGCATCGCCATCAAGCGCAAGGGCAAGTCGCTGCCCATCGTGCTGCGCCTCACCGGCAACAACGAAGATCTGGCGCGGCTAC from Pseudorhodoplanes sp. includes these protein-coding regions:
- a CDS encoding GNAT family N-acetyltransferase; this encodes MQIRVIDNLQAFAELRAEWDRVYDNDPDAHFFLSWTWLSQWLPVLTGSWFILAAKPPGAEHHVAFLPLRVRLRERKQGGFHNEIYMAGNYQADYTGFICMPEFDKLAIPALAKYVGKSPWARVNLDNIRTTDERLRLFLNHFPDTKFVIKRQERINKPENINNCICPLVTLPDNWETYLNNNLGSETRRTVKRFMKRVGETGDLRITHADATTIERDVKILLRLWTVQWGKRKGDRLQTILRSNFQALTRAFAGGSLFLPIMWNGDTPVGAQATFIDPAKRSLLAFMGGRDETFGKPSPGIVLHAHSIQYAIENGFTTYDFLRGNEAYKYSFGVQERRIFCAILSTKNGRNPGDKLDTRTIPEALERATRLHKSGHFARAEQAYRQIIETDPKCEDALYRLGQLKASTGSHGTAKRIFKSLVAIKPDSEKAWLRLGHSLEARRRFSEAADAYREVITRHPNLALAHNKLGNVLFKAGHYEEAINAFEKAVSLQPGYLEAEVSKANTLHMLGRLPRETQPHYAALNAKLGDKFREAGAVAFAVHCYQQALKMHPELVVAHYGLGLAFHMQRETEKAVQSYRHVVALDPHHRDAMARLFELAPSPAHPVSVLHANP
- a CDS encoding maleylacetate reductase, yielding MQSFVYNGLPARVLFGSGTRSQLRSEIERAKCTRALVLGTPEQKASAQELAHSLGALAVGTFTEAAMHTPVDITERALRIVDEVKADCTVAVGGGSTIGLGKAIALRTDLVQFAIPTTYAGSEMTPIIGETRDGAKTTQRTLKVLPEVVIYDVDLTLTLPPKMSATSGMNAIAHAVEALYAQDRNPVMSLMAEDAVRALARALPVIVANPKDHDARSEALYGAWLCGMCLGSVGMALHHKLCHVLGGSFDLPHAETHTVVLPHAFAYNAAVAPEAAERLVRALGGTDAATDLFELSGKLGAPRSLKSLGMPEDGIDRAADIAVKDPYWNPRPIERDAIRDLIARAWAGELPLRS
- a CDS encoding SlyX family protein, with protein sequence MSDIARLMTRIEALEMRAAHQDQVIEDLNTVATEQWTQIDLLKRQIEQLRDRVQELENSRNAAGLPEPPPPHY
- a CDS encoding rhodanese-related sulfurtransferase, producing the protein MTYKVAALYQFIALPDFRDLRPPLRALCERLGLKGTLLLAPEGINGTLAGTASAIDALVHELQHGAVFGARLDNLELKFSTAAEMPFRRLKVRLKKEIVTFGDRRADPSRAVGTYVDAGAWNALLDAPDVVLIDTRNRFEVDMGTFQGAIDPNIRRFSEFRDFADTKLDPARHRRIAMFCTGGIRCEKASSYLLASGFSEVYHLKGGILKYLEDVPAEHSRWNGECFVFDEREALGHGLVERSRNGRTSGDADE
- a CDS encoding TRAP transporter substrate-binding protein, giving the protein MSRTLNRRAFSSLLAAGVAAPFLAPARTARAATTFTVASLFGADKPETKIWLKIREIVDARLPGRFDFRIVQNAALGGEKEVAEGIRLGSIRASLSTVSALSSWVPESQVLDAPFVFRDAGHVRRVLDGPIGTGLKAKFAAQNFMVQGFINYGARHLLAKEPLTRPSQLAGKRIRVIQSPLHTELWKAFGANPTPIPIPETYNALQTGVVDMMDLTKSAYAGFKLYEVVPYLIETGHIWATGVVYFSAPFWKSLKDDERTVFAAAAAEGALYFDQLIVEDEKVSMQKAASAGGKTVAIEDRAAWENGARGVWASLAPKVGGLDKIKAITETS
- a CDS encoding TRAP transporter large permease subunit, with amino-acid sequence MTPMKISILPATSQICTRLFASVLDRLSGALQWLGAGILAVLFILVMTSVTLRYVFGSGLIWSEELAIWLNILLVAVGAPIAITGPLAMRLDVIVQMLPVNLQKIARLIADGIAIDAGLILALGGADVVAAIGGTSTVLGLPEWLRFAAIVTGGGLMVFILFGRTLVEDGVARALAILAVGIALYLAAHHLQAVTLSAPSLAAGIAAAIGLVLGAPLPHALLVGVSLATPFGALLPEPALVQNTVVGISKFLLLAIPFFLLAGEILTVGGLADRLVRFAATLVGHLRGGLAQTTLVSSVMFSGASGSSIANAAFGAKVMVPALVAHGYRLPRAAAIVASTAMLDNIIPPSIAFLILATATNLSVGSLLVGGFVAGAVLALALGIGLYLTSRSDKPLRERASGPERARAFMSSLPTIGLGVIVVVGIRFGIVTTTEASALAVAYALIVCLVMGSIGGRSMAEAFRNSAVEAAAIGFLIGTATPFAFLLAVDRVSDLVTSLITSFGGGPFAVMLLANIVLLIAGLVLDIGAAILLLAPLLLPAATMAGIDPIQFGVILVVNLMIHGLTPPLGILVYVASGVSGARPAQVFREAIPLLLALLAALAVLCIASALWAAPSRI
- the sucC gene encoding ADP-forming succinate--CoA ligase subunit beta; translation: MRRANAMELHEFQAKELLSRYALGCPPGQIATTPEEAERVAASLGAPDLFVKAQIHAGSRFKAGGVRKVRSAAEAKAAAKDLLGQTLVTEQTGPRGRTVSRVLVEAGVRGARELYLAMIVDGSSGSLMVMGGEGGTDVEERSAQGQPPLETLLLGTRGEVLSGDVADFCRRLGLTGVAAGNCADVVGKIHRAFIELDASMIELNPLIVTTSGELIALDAKVILDDNAMFRHPDLEALREPADADDVELKAQRHQVNFVQLNGDIGVVVNGAGLGLATLDLVRAAGGVPANFMDIRTTAKSLDIAQGIGLVLDNPRAKVLLINVYGGGMQPCDTIIEGLGIAIKRKGKSLPIVLRLTGNNEDLARLRLANFNLNAIECGDMWQAATRAVSIAAGRA